The genomic window GAGCCAAGTGAATCATGAAGGTCGAATCCAGCCTCTGGCTTGTTATCCATTAAAGAATTACCAATTCCCCCTGTTATGGATGGAAGAATTTATCGCCATCGGGATCAATCCTATTTATCTCTATCCCGCCGCTTCTTTCCATTTCGACGCCGATGTACTCAACTGGGATGCTTACGGCCATAACGCGCCGCGATAAGCCGCCGCTTTGACATGCGAGGCCGCCATTATGAAAGCATTTATTCGAACGGATATAGAAAAAGGTTATACTTTGATCGAGTTGCTAGTAGTCACGGCGATTATCGGCTTGTTATCGATAATCGCCATTCAACAATTCCTCAACGCCAAAATTCGCGCTGACGTTTGTCGAGTGATCGCCGATTTCAAAGCTGTGGCTTCCGCTTTAGAAATGTACCATTGCGATCACAATATTTACCCCATCAATCCGCCGCGACTCATAACAAATTCCGCGCGTTATATTAAGGATATAAACGAACTCACTACTCCAATTTCATACATCCAAAATTTGCCGCTAAGTCCTTGGGATGGGAAAAGGAGTCTTGCAAATTATATTCGAGAGCAGAAACAAAATATCCGAATGCAAGAAGATATCGTTATTCCTCCCGACTATATTTATCTTAACATCGATATATACAATATACCCAACGATGGTTTTTGTTTGTCAAGCAAGGGACCTTCCGGCCTAACCTATTTTGGACATAACTATCATCCTTCGAATGGACTTTTGAGCCAGGGGCAAATCGCGGCCTGTTCCAGCAGAACGAGCAAGATTTAGAATAGCCGCTCATTGGATTCCTTTTTTCCATCCTAAATATTTCCGCCACTCTTTTATAAAGCCTGCTTGCAAAACAATCGCTCCGCAATACCCGATTTTAAATGTAATATTCTTCAATACTTTCCGTTATACTGCTATAACTGCCGAACATTTCAGATGAAGGAGATTTTTCATGTTGACGATCATCATCTACGCGATCTTACTGTTCGTTTATTTCACCTGGCTGGGCGAATGCCTGAAACGCCTGCCTTGCGATTTGGGGCTGATTAAAGAATACTCCCAGGAAAAAAATTGGAGCGATTTCGGAATCGAGATTCTCGTCTTCGTTGTCATATGGGCGCTGTGCATAATCCCTCTCGTCGTCTTTGTTCCGAGAATCGTAAGCGGTTATTCGGCCATTGCGGAACTTTTCTCGTCTTTCCGTTTTTAAATGGGGAAAAAAGCGTCTCTCGGCGGAGGACGCATATGAGGGACGCACCTGCGATTCGAACGCTATATCCGTTTCCCGCGAAATGTTATGATTTCATCTGCGATCAATTCCATTCAACCTTAAGGGAGATTTTTCATGAAACGTCTCGTGAGCCGGATTTTATTCTTTGCCATTGTCCTCGCCGCCTATGGTTTTCATTCGAACGCG from Candidatus Omnitrophota bacterium includes these protein-coding regions:
- a CDS encoding prepilin-type N-terminal cleavage/methylation domain-containing protein, whose translation is MKAFIRTDIEKGYTLIELLVVTAIIGLLSIIAIQQFLNAKIRADVCRVIADFKAVASALEMYHCDHNIYPINPPRLITNSARYIKDINELTTPISYIQNLPLSPWDGKRSLANYIREQKQNIRMQEDIVIPPDYIYLNIDIYNIPNDGFCLSSKGPSGLTYFGHNYHPSNGLLSQGQIAACSSRTSKI